In Tautonia rosea, the genomic window CAAGGAGCGTGGGCTGGGAACTCCTGCCACTCGGGCTTCGATCATCGAGACTTTGCTGACGCGAGGCTATGTCGTCCGCGACAAGAAGACACTGGCCGCAACCGATCTTGGACGATTTCTCATCACTTCGATCCGGTCTCCCCTCTTAACGTCTCCTGAACTGACCGGTGACTGGGAGGCCAGGCTCCGGGAGATCGAACGCGGCCGTCTCGCTCCTGACCAATTCATGAGCGAGATTGCTCGATTCACTCGATCGATTGTCGGCAATGAACCAGAGGAACCGATCGACTCGACTCGCCTGGGCGATTGTCCTCGATGCGGATGTCCGGTCATCCGAGGAAAACGGGGATATGGCTGCTCGGCCTGGAAAGCGGGGTGTACCTTCGTTCTCTGGAAAGAGGTTGAAGGTGTGCCACTTGATGAGCATCAGATCCGAGAACTCCTCCAGCGCCGGGTGCTCACTCGGGCAATCGCCCTGCCCTCCTCCGGGCCTGCTCTGCTAAGGCTCGCCGATTCGGGAGCGTTGCTTGCGATCCCTGTCCCTTACAAGCTCCCCAAGCGTTTTGGCGAAAAAACGAGTCAGCTCGTTCGAACGTCGGCTTCCCCACGATCGAGGGCCTCGAAACGGCTGAACGCTCTGAAGGCGGCTCCAGAGGATGAATCGAAGGGGACGTTTGCCACCATCTCCCTCGGTCCTTGCCCTCGATGCGGAGCCGACGTGGTCGAGCAACCCAAGTCGTTCGGTTGCAGAGCCTGGAAGTCAGGCTGTTCGTTTGCGATCTGGAAGTCGATTTCCGGGAAGCGGATTACGGCCCGGACGGCCCGGACGCTAATCACGCAGGGAAAAACCGCCATACTCAAGGGGTTCAAGTCCAGGGCCGGGAAACCATTCGCGGCTCGACTGAAACTAGAGGAAGGGGAGGTGCGGCTGGAGTTCGACGCGTAATCAACGCGAAGGAGGAAGGTCGATCCCATCCTTCCGAGCCCCTTCGGCTGGCTCAATGCCCAGAAGTCGGGCCACGGTGGCATGAAGCTGGAGGGAGTGAACCGGGCCGAGATCAAGACCGCCAATCGGTTCGGGAAAACGCCAGACAATGGCCGCACCGAGCATTTCGGGGTTAGTCACTGGGTCGTAACCGTGCATCCCAAGGGGGCCGTCAACCTCGTTGACCGGCGCTGTGACGCGACCGTCGGCGGAGTCAAACCCTCTCCCGGCGAAGGCAAACCCTGTGTCTACCACCACAACGATGTCTCCCACCCGAGTCGGGTGACGATACTGCCAGGCTTGCGGCAGCGTCTCACGTCGGTAGGCACGAGCAAAGTCGAACCCGTTCACGCGCTCGATCAGCCGATCAATTTTCCCCTCACGATCCGGGTCATTTCGTTCCGTGAAGAAGAGATGTCCAACGTTGCCGCTTGTCAGGCGGACGACTCCGGGAGCACGCTCGACACCGGCCAACCGATCCAGATCGACCATGGTCGTCACGGTCGACATACCGTGATCGGTCGTGATCAGCAGAATGAGTTGATCGTCCGGTGACATCTTCGTACGCCAGAGTTCGAGTAAATCCGCATGGAAATGCTTGAGAATCTTGTCGATCTCCTGGATTGCCTCGTTCACTTCCGGCGCATCGGGACCGTAGGAATGGCCCGCCTTGTCGAGACCGCTCCCGTAGCCGAGCAAGAGCCGAAGTGGTTCGTCACCGCGATCGTCTCGCCAGACCGAGAGCAGGCGATTGAGTCGATCTGAGTCGGAGAGCTGGCCATCGAACGCCGGGTCGAAATAGTCTGTTCGGATGGGCCCGAGCTGGTTGTGAGAAAGGGTCCAATCGAGCGATGCCACCCTCAGCCCTTGCCGGGCGGCGGTGAGCCAGATCGGCTCGGCCTCGAGCAAGGCGGCATCTCCCGGATAGCGGTAGAACAACCCGGTTTCATCATCATAAAAGCTGTTGCTTGGAATACCGTGTTGCTCGACACCCACTCCGGTCGCCTGTGAAACATGGCTCGGGAAGGTGAGCGAGGGGAAGACCGGAATCAAGGCTTGGGAACTTGCCCCTTGCTGTGCCAGTTCGTTCAAGAAGGGTGAGGCGCCACGGTCCAGATAATCTGCTCGCCAGCCATCGAGGCTAATCCAAACGACCACGGTCCTCGATTCGTCTGAACCTCCCTTAACCTCCGACCCGATCGCCGAGTGTGCCCCGGCGAGCCAGATTGCGAATAGAACCCCCAGAATCCAGGAAGACTGACGCATGAAGACTGTCCCTTCTCGATGCCGATCATCGCCGACCCAACCCTGACCTGGACCAACCGAATGATCTTATCCGACCGGCATGAAGGATTGATGAGGATTCCGGCCCGGTTCGATCGAGGAAATGTCGCGACCGGGTTGTCGAGGGAGGCGATGGGGCGAGCCGAGCCTGGGACAGCCACGGATGACTGCCCCCACGGGTTGGGCGATCCAGGTGAACCGGTCGATCAAGCGTTATAGCTGGTCGAAGCGGTCGTACCGCCGCGTCCGGTCCAGTTGGTGTGGAAGAACTCGCCCCGGGAACGGTCGATGCGCTCGTAGGTATGAGCCCCGAAGTAGTCGCGCTGAGCCTGCAGCAGGTTGGTCGGAAGGCGCTCGGAACGATAGCCATCGTAGTAGGCAAGCGCCGAACTCATGGCAGGGATCGGGATGCCGTGGCTCACGGCGACCGAGACGACCCGCCGCCATCCGTTCTGAGCTCGCTCAATCTCACTGTGGAAGTACGGATCCAGCATCAGGTTGTCGAGGTCGTGACTTCGATCGAATGATTCCTTGATTTTCCCCAGGAAGGCGCTTCGAATAATGCAGCCACCGCGCCACATCAAAGCGACCTTGCCGTTGTCGATCGTCCACCCCGACTCCTTTGCCATGGCGTTCATCAATGCAAAGCCCTGGGCGTAGGACATGATCTTGCTGGCATAGAGTGCCATCTCAATGTCATCAACAAACTGCTGGATGTTCCCCGAGTAACCCGCGTCGGCCGGTCCTTTCAGGATCTTCGAGGCTCGAACGCGCTCGTCTTTCAGGGCCGAGAGGCAACGGGCATAGACTGCCTCGGCAATCAAGGTGAGAGGCACGCCGAGGTCGGCCGAGGAGACGACGGTCCACTTGCCCGTTCCCTTCTGGCCGGCCGTATCGAGGATCAAGTCGACCATCGGTTTGCCAGACTCAGGATCCCGGTAGCCGAAGATGTCGCGCGTGATCTCAATCAGATAACTGTCAAGCGGTCCCGAGTTCCACCGGTCGAAGACCTCGTGCAGGGCATCAGCGCTGAAGCCGAGCAAGGAGTGAAGCAAGTGATACGCTTCGCAAATGAGCTGCATATCGCCATATTCGATCCCATTATGGACCATCTTGACGTAATGGCCCGCTCCCTCGGGGCCGACCCAGTCGCAACACGGGGTGCCGCCGTCCACTTTTGCCGCAATCGCCTGGAAGATCGGCTTGACGTGCGGCCAAGCCTCGGGATCGCCTCCAGGCATAATCGAGGGGCCTTTCAGCGCTCCCTCCTCGCCACCTGAAACACCCGTGCCGATAAACTGGAGCCCTTTTTCCTTCAGAGCTCGGGTCCGCCGGGTCGTATCGGGATAATGTGTGTTGCCGCCGTCGATCAGAATATCCCCCTTGTCCAGATGGGGGACAAGCTGGTCAATCACCGCGTCGACCGCAGCACCAGCCTTGACCATGATCATAATCTTGCGCGGCGATTTCAAGGAGGCGACCAACTCCTCGATGCCGTGACAGCCGATGATCTTCTTCCCTTTCGCCCGATCGGCCAGAAACGCGTCAACCCGGCTGGTGGTCCGGTTGTAGACCGCCACGGTGAACCCGTGGTCCTCCATGTTGAGGACGAGGTTCTCGCCCATGACGGCGAGGCCAATGAGGCCGATATCGGCGGTGGGAGTGGCCATCGGAGTGTTCTCTATCTGACGGGTCGATCGGGGTCTGTGAGAGCGATAGAACGGCGATCGGGATCAGCGGCGGTAAGTCTGGGGGACGTAGGTTGAGAGTTTCTTCGGGGCGAGCACCTGAGAGATTTTGGCGAACCGCGCGAGCCCGTCAACCTGCGGAACGCTGACCCAGTCGCTCCCGATCAAGGGGCGTGCGTACTCGACGAAGTCGTCGGTCACGTCGATGCGGTTGGGTGCGATCCAGTGGTCCGGGAATGACCGATCCTTGGCAGCGACCTGTTCCAGCGGGACCTTATCATACGTGACGCTGTAGCCGCCTCGTGTCCGGTCACGAAGGATCGTCGCCATGTAGCCGTTGCCGTCGTCTCGCGCCACGGCGACTGCGTGGCAACCGACCCGGTAGGCCTCGTCGAGGTCGACCACACTGGCGTAGGCAATGGCGTTGCGCTGGTCGGTCCCCGGAATCTGGAAGCGGGCCTTGCCGGGCACGGGGAGATCAAGCGAATTGACGTAATTGGTCACGACCTGGGCGACAGTCGTCTGGCTGGCGCTGAACTGGACGTGGCCGAAGGTGTCACGAGAGGCACCCAGGTCGCCCACGTCGAACCCTTCGGAGACGACCACGATACAGCGACCGAATTCGCGGAGCGTCTCGACCACGTTCTGACCGAGTTGTTCAAGGCTGACCTTGGACTCAGCCATGTAGATTTGAAGCGGCATCTCGCGATTCGGGTCAGCCAGGCGAGCAGCGGCGGGGATGTAGCCGATCTTTCGTCCCATCGCCTGGATGACCATCACCGGGTCGGCCGGGCAACTTCCAGCGTTTTCCTCGTTCACTTGGCGGATGTACTGAGCCATGTAGCGGGCGACCGAGCCATAGCCCGGAGAGTGGTCGAGCAGGGTGAACTCGCTATCTCCCAGGTCGTTGTCGATGGTCTTCGGCACGCCGGTGGCGATGAGGTCGAGCCCCTTCTCGTGGGCGAGTTGGGCGACCTTGTGGGCGGTATCCTGGGAGTCGTTGCCGCCAATGTAGAAGAAATAGCCGACGTTGTGGGCCTTGAGGACCTCAACAACCCGGGCGAAATCCTCATCCTGCCCGGGTTTGAGCTTGTATCGGCAGGTGCCGATCCCTCCGGCGGCCGGAGACGTGCGCAATAGCGCGATCTCCTCGGCAGGTGACGCCGAAAGGTCGATCAGTTCTTCCTTGAGCACCCCTTCGATCCCGAACCGACCTGCGAAGACTTTGCCGAAGTGCTCCGGCATGCGGAAGCAGGTCTCGACGATCCCGCGGAGGCTGTTATTGATCACACAGGTCGGGCCTCCGGATTGGGCCACGACAACGTTGGACGCGGGCATTGGGGCA contains:
- the gnd gene encoding decarboxylating NADP(+)-dependent phosphogluconate dehydrogenase gives rise to the protein MATPTADIGLIGLAVMGENLVLNMEDHGFTVAVYNRTTSRVDAFLADRAKGKKIIGCHGIEELVASLKSPRKIMIMVKAGAAVDAVIDQLVPHLDKGDILIDGGNTHYPDTTRRTRALKEKGLQFIGTGVSGGEEGALKGPSIMPGGDPEAWPHVKPIFQAIAAKVDGGTPCCDWVGPEGAGHYVKMVHNGIEYGDMQLICEAYHLLHSLLGFSADALHEVFDRWNSGPLDSYLIEITRDIFGYRDPESGKPMVDLILDTAGQKGTGKWTVVSSADLGVPLTLIAEAVYARCLSALKDERVRASKILKGPADAGYSGNIQQFVDDIEMALYASKIMSYAQGFALMNAMAKESGWTIDNGKVALMWRGGCIIRSAFLGKIKESFDRSHDLDNLMLDPYFHSEIERAQNGWRRVVSVAVSHGIPIPAMSSALAYYDGYRSERLPTNLLQAQRDYFGAHTYERIDRSRGEFFHTNWTGRGGTTASTSYNA
- a CDS encoding alkaline phosphatase family protein translates to MRQSSWILGVLFAIWLAGAHSAIGSEVKGGSDESRTVVVWISLDGWRADYLDRGASPFLNELAQQGASSQALIPVFPSLTFPSHVSQATGVGVEQHGIPSNSFYDDETGLFYRYPGDAALLEAEPIWLTAARQGLRVASLDWTLSHNQLGPIRTDYFDPAFDGQLSDSDRLNRLLSVWRDDRGDEPLRLLLGYGSGLDKAGHSYGPDAPEVNEAIQEIDKILKHFHADLLELWRTKMSPDDQLILLITTDHGMSTVTTMVDLDRLAGVERAPGVVRLTSGNVGHLFFTERNDPDREGKIDRLIERVNGFDFARAYRRETLPQAWQYRHPTRVGDIVVVVDTGFAFAGRGFDSADGRVTAPVNEVDGPLGMHGYDPVTNPEMLGAAIVWRFPEPIGGLDLGPVHSLQLHATVARLLGIEPAEGARKDGIDLPPSR
- a CDS encoding diphosphate--fructose-6-phosphate 1-phosphotransferase, which translates into the protein MPASNVVVAQSGGPTCVINNSLRGIVETCFRMPEHFGKVFAGRFGIEGVLKEELIDLSASPAEEIALLRTSPAAGGIGTCRYKLKPGQDEDFARVVEVLKAHNVGYFFYIGGNDSQDTAHKVAQLAHEKGLDLIATGVPKTIDNDLGDSEFTLLDHSPGYGSVARYMAQYIRQVNEENAGSCPADPVMVIQAMGRKIGYIPAAARLADPNREMPLQIYMAESKVSLEQLGQNVVETLREFGRCIVVVSEGFDVGDLGASRDTFGHVQFSASQTTVAQVVTNYVNSLDLPVPGKARFQIPGTDQRNAIAYASVVDLDEAYRVGCHAVAVARDDGNGYMATILRDRTRGGYSVTYDKVPLEQVAAKDRSFPDHWIAPNRIDVTDDFVEYARPLIGSDWVSVPQVDGLARFAKISQVLAPKKLSTYVPQTYRR